GACACGGCATCCGCGCTCGCAGGCCGGAAGATCAGGTCAAAGTTCCCCGAAAGTGGCACCGGAACCGGATCCAGACACCGCGCGCACAGCACCTCGAAGTTCGCGCTGAAGTCCGCGCGCAGCCGGATATCGTTCACGAACTCGTGCGATCCACGATGTTCCACAATCAAGTCGGCCTGTCCGTCGACCGGCATCGCGCCGATCTGCGAGATATCGACGGCATAGTCGATCACGCCAGCAGCAATGGATTCGTGAATCTGAAGCGACTCTTTTTCGAGATCGAACGGGGTAATTAGCACAGCTTTAACGGTACGGAGAATGGCGGTGCGGGTCAAATGCGGCGTGCCAGTTGGAGCGGTTTTCTCAATTGGACTGAGCCCCGAAGTCGGCAGGCCTAGCCGAGAGCCACTGCAACCGGCGTGAGGGTAAGCGTAAGCACGGTAATGTCGTCGTCCTGCCCAAACTGTTGCGCCGTTCTGGCGATCTCTTCCGACGTGTCTCCGCTGATTTCGGCGATGCGCGCGAAGCCGAAGAGTTCGCCATCGGCCCGGCGCGCTTCGAGCAGGCCGTCTGTGTACAAGGTGAGCCGGTCGCCGGCGGCAAGATGGAGCGCGGTCGTCTCAAACTCTGCCTCGGGCAACAGGCCGAGGGGAAGTGCAGGCGAGAGCGGAAACTCACTCCCGTTAAGGAACGGGGGCAGGTGACCTGCGTTGGCGATCGTCCCGCGTCCCAATGCATCGAGCCGAAGAACGAGGCAGGTGGCAAAGCCGTTTTGCATCCGGCCATAAAGGCGGCGGTTGAGGGCGGCGAGGATCTCTGCCGGGTCCTGCGTGATCTCGACGGTACTGTGGATGGCTCCAACAAGTAAAGAGACCGTCATGGCCGCCTTCAGGCCCTTGCCGCTCACATCTCCGAGCGCGATGATGGCGCCCTCTTCACCTGACTCGCTGCCGAGCGGGATGATCTGGAAGAAGTCGCCGCCGACCTCCTGCGCGGGAAAGTATGCGCTGGTCACGGTATAGCCGGCGATTGCAGGCAGAACTTCCGGAATCAGGATCTGCTGAATCTCCTGCGCGCTGCGGAACTCCTGCTCGATCGCGCTCTGCCGCTGGTTCTGCTCCACGGAATAACGCCACGCAGCGTAGAGGATGGAGACCAGCAGAAAAAGCTCGACGAGGGTGGACACGTTGATGGGAGTGCCCGCGATCTTGAACAGGGTGCGATAGAGCTGATGATGCAGCGGCCAGTGCGTCCAGCGAACTCCCAGCCCGCTGATGTCGCTTACGCCTGTTTCCAGCGCGGAGACAACGCTGGCGATGGCGACCAGCCAGCGCGCGGCATCGAGGCGTTTACGGAGAGCGAAGCCGACGATGACGAGCACATACATCTCCAGAAGTTCAATCGGTATGGTGGATGCAACGTCGAAGTAGACGAACTGGCGTGGAAAGAGGCGTGTCCAGTCAAGACAAACCATCACGGTGTCGATGAGGCTCAGCCCTACGGTCACAGAAGCGAGGATCTTCGTCCAACGCACCAGCCTCCGGTCGAACCGCAGATCGAGCAGATACAGCAGAAGGAACCAGGTGGCCGCGTCGGTGATGGCGACGGCTTCGCCAATGCTTCCGTAAGCCAGCCTGAATGTGGAGAAGCCCGGGAGATCGAAGATAACCAACTGCGCAAGAGGCTTGAGCATGGGGATGGCCAGCCAGAAGAGCATCCAGCGCGTGCGGTCGCGCAACCAGGAAGACAAGGCCAGCAGGCCAATGATGGCGCATACAAGACAGACCGCGAAGTGGAACTGGTTGCGTTGCAGCCAAAGGTAATGGTCTGCGGTCGCGAGCGCCGCGACTCCCTCGACCGTCCCGATCCGCGGCGTGATCCACAGGCCTCCCTGCTCCGGGTAGTTGAGGTAGACAATAGGAGCGCTCCAGACGCGGATGGCGAGAACGCCGGACTGCGCCGGGCCCAGAGAATAGGTCTGCGGAGATTGCTGGGGATACCAGACAGGGTGCGGCGGCACCTTGCCGTAGCTGCCAACCAGCCTGCCGTTCCAGTAGACCTCGGCGGCATCGTCTACGCCGGGAAGAAAGAGTGCGAGCTCCGCGTGCGCGGGCGTGCCGGCCGGAACCACGATGTGTCGGCGATACCAGGCGAAGCCGGTGTAGTCACGGTGACCTTGCCCCTCCCACGACCGGCCGACTTTGATGGGCTGCCAGCGGGAGTCGTCGAGCGCAGGCGAGGCCCAGGCGAGGTCATCGCCGACCTGGAACTGCCACACGCCATCGACCGGATCCGTCATGCGGCCCAGTCCATTCAGCACCAGCGGAGCCGCCGGGCCTTGACCCTGGCCGACTCCGACTCCGACTCCAAAGATCGGCAGAAGCAAAAGCAGCAATAGCCTATATCTACGCACGAAGCGCTCCGGCAAAAGTTGAGTGTGAGGACAGTGTTAGCGGCTGGATCTCGTCAGTTATTTCTAACAGGCCCCGGCGCTCAAAGGGCAGCTCCCCGCAGTTGCTCCATCAAAGGCTCGCCTTGATGGGAATACTCGGAAACCGCCGCCCATACTGCCCCGCCCCCGAAATGATTAGAACTCTCACAGAACTAAAGCCTTCCCGCTGGCCTGTCGATTGCCTTGGATGGGGCTATAAGCGGCCCACCACGTGGAAGCGGCAAGCGCGGTCTGGGATCGGCACGGAGCACAACCGGGCAGGAGGCGTCCATGCACATTCATGCGAACAACAATCTGTTGCTGGCATCCAT
This Granulicella aggregans DNA region includes the following protein-coding sequences:
- a CDS encoding YceD family protein, coding for MTRTAILRTVKAVLITPFDLEKESLQIHESIAAGVIDYAVDISQIGAMPVDGQADLIVEHRGSHEFVNDIRLRADFSANFEVLCARCLDPVPVPLSGNFDLIFRPASADAVSGERAITVDETEIGYYEESGLLLEDVVREQVLLSLPNRTLCTPDCKGLCPSCGQNLNSASCNCEKASADPRWNALADLAGTIKLKN
- a CDS encoding PP2C family protein-serine/threonine phosphatase codes for the protein MLLLLLPIFGVGVGVGQGQGPAAPLVLNGLGRMTDPVDGVWQFQVGDDLAWASPALDDSRWQPIKVGRSWEGQGHRDYTGFAWYRRHIVVPAGTPAHAELALFLPGVDDAAEVYWNGRLVGSYGKVPPHPVWYPQQSPQTYSLGPAQSGVLAIRVWSAPIVYLNYPEQGGLWITPRIGTVEGVAALATADHYLWLQRNQFHFAVCLVCAIIGLLALSSWLRDRTRWMLFWLAIPMLKPLAQLVIFDLPGFSTFRLAYGSIGEAVAITDAATWFLLLYLLDLRFDRRLVRWTKILASVTVGLSLIDTVMVCLDWTRLFPRQFVYFDVASTIPIELLEMYVLVIVGFALRKRLDAARWLVAIASVVSALETGVSDISGLGVRWTHWPLHHQLYRTLFKIAGTPINVSTLVELFLLVSILYAAWRYSVEQNQRQSAIEQEFRSAQEIQQILIPEVLPAIAGYTVTSAYFPAQEVGGDFFQIIPLGSESGEEGAIIALGDVSGKGLKAAMTVSLLVGAIHSTVEITQDPAEILAALNRRLYGRMQNGFATCLVLRLDALGRGTIANAGHLPPFLNGSEFPLSPALPLGLLPEAEFETTALHLAAGDRLTLYTDGLLEARRADGELFGFARIAEISGDTSEEIARTAQQFGQDDDITVLTLTLTPVAVALG